A single genomic interval of Magnetospirillum sp. WYHS-4 harbors:
- a CDS encoding bifunctional ornithine acetyltransferase/N-acetylglutamate synthase, whose protein sequence is ADRDRLAIRIGGVQVAADGCRVPGYDEAPVAAHMKGQEIAIEVDVGVGGGRATVWTCDLTHEYIAINADYRS, encoded by the coding sequence CGCCGACCGCGACCGCCTGGCGATCCGCATCGGCGGCGTCCAGGTGGCGGCCGACGGCTGCCGCGTGCCCGGCTACGACGAGGCGCCGGTGGCCGCCCACATGAAGGGCCAGGAAATCGCCATCGAGGTGGACGTGGGGGTCGGCGGCGGTCGCGCCACCGTCTGGACCTGCGACCTGACCCATGAATATATCGCCATCAACGCCGACTACCGGTCATGA
- a CDS encoding (deoxy)nucleoside triphosphate pyrophosphohydrolase, producing the protein MTGGCYDAPVRRPSRPLPMLLVTAVAMVDADGRVLLARRPAGKAMAGLWEFPGGKVHEGETPEAALVRELKEELAVDITESCLAPFAFASHPYEDLGFHLLMPLYVCRTWKGTVTPLEGQELRWVAPARLADLPMPPADIPLVPLLRDFLA; encoded by the coding sequence ATGACCGGGGGCTGCTACGACGCCCCCGTGCGCCGGCCGTCGCGTCCCTTGCCGATGCTGCTGGTGACGGCGGTGGCGATGGTGGACGCGGACGGCCGCGTCCTGCTTGCCCGCCGCCCGGCCGGCAAGGCCATGGCGGGGCTCTGGGAGTTCCCCGGCGGCAAGGTCCACGAGGGCGAGACCCCCGAGGCGGCGCTGGTGCGCGAACTGAAGGAGGAACTGGCGGTCGACATCACGGAAAGCTGCCTCGCACCTTTCGCCTTCGCCTCACACCCTTACGAGGACCTCGGCTTCCACCTGTTGATGCCCCTTTACGTCTGCCGGACCTGGAAGGGCACCGTGACGCCCCTGGAAGGCCAGGAACTGCGCTGGGTGGCGCCCGCCCGCTTAGCCGACCTGCCCATGCCCCCCGCCGACATCCCTTTGGTGCCGCTGCTTAGGGATTTCCTGGCGTAA
- a CDS encoding molybdopterin-binding protein has product MSEPRTYTACVIVIGNEVLSGRTRDANIQFLGARLNDLGIRLVEARVLRDDEAAIVAAVDECRARYDYVFTTGGIGPTHDDITAACIAKAFGRPLVRDPQAEALLLSHYRPDDVNPARLRMADVPAGSILIDNPVSRAPGFQVENVFVLAGVPMIAQAMFEGLKDRLAGGVPQRARTVSGFTPEGGLAGDLAAVQNRHPAVEIGSYPFIRQGRLGVSLVARSTDDDALEAAVADLKALIAARGTDPLEETPP; this is encoded by the coding sequence ATGAGCGAGCCACGGACCTACACCGCCTGCGTCATCGTGATCGGCAACGAGGTACTCTCGGGCCGCACCCGCGACGCCAACATCCAGTTCCTGGGCGCCCGCCTGAACGACCTGGGCATCCGCCTGGTCGAGGCGCGGGTGCTGCGCGACGACGAGGCGGCCATCGTGGCCGCGGTCGACGAATGCCGGGCCCGTTACGACTACGTCTTCACCACCGGCGGCATCGGGCCGACCCACGACGACATCACCGCCGCCTGCATCGCCAAGGCCTTCGGCCGGCCTTTGGTGCGCGATCCGCAGGCCGAGGCGCTGTTGCTCAGCCATTACCGGCCCGACGACGTCAACCCGGCCCGCCTGCGCATGGCCGACGTCCCCGCAGGCTCGATCCTGATCGACAACCCGGTGAGCCGGGCCCCCGGCTTCCAGGTGGAAAACGTCTTCGTGCTGGCCGGGGTGCCGATGATCGCCCAGGCCATGTTCGAAGGTCTCAAGGACCGGCTGGCCGGCGGCGTCCCGCAACGGGCGCGCACCGTCTCCGGCTTCACGCCGGAAGGGGGTCTGGCCGGCGACCTGGCGGCGGTCCAGAACCGCCATCCGGCGGTCGAGATCGGCAGCTATCCCTTCATCCGCCAGGGCCGGCTGGGGGTCAGCCTGGTGGCGCGGAGCACCGACGACGACGCCCTGGAAGCGGCGGTGGCCGACCTGAAGGCGCTGATCGCCGCCCGCGGGACCGATCCCCTGGAGGAGACGCCGCCATGA
- the msrB gene encoding peptide-methionine (R)-S-oxide reductase MsrB → MRQRLTPLQWKVTQEEGTERAFSNEYWDEKRDGLYVDLVSGEPLFSSRDKFDSGTGWPSFTKPLAPDRVTTRSDRKLFSVRTEVRSKAGNSHLGHVFDDGPAPTGLRYCMNSAALRFIPKEKLAEEGYGDFLSLFGER, encoded by the coding sequence TTGCGCCAACGCCTGACCCCGCTGCAATGGAAGGTCACCCAGGAGGAGGGGACCGAGAGGGCTTTTTCCAACGAGTACTGGGACGAGAAGCGGGACGGGCTTTACGTCGATCTCGTCAGCGGCGAGCCCTTGTTCTCGTCTCGCGACAAGTTCGATTCCGGCACCGGCTGGCCCAGCTTCACCAAGCCCCTGGCGCCGGACCGCGTGACCACCCGTAGCGACCGCAAGCTGTTCTCCGTCCGCACCGAAGTGCGCAGCAAGGCCGGAAATTCCCACCTTGGCCATGTCTTCGACGATGGCCCGGCACCGACGGGGCTGCGCTATTGCATGAATTCGGCGGCCTTGCGCTTCATCCCCAAGGAAAAGCTGGCGGAGGAAGGCTACGGCGACTTCCTGTCCCTGTTCGGGGAGCGGTGA